One genomic segment of Pseudomonas sp. p1(2021b) includes these proteins:
- a CDS encoding GntR family transcriptional regulator, with the protein MASFKTRAQHVADDLRKRILSGEFKGATQLRQDALARDYDVSRIPVREALLTLEAEGLVEFHPHRGAFTTELSTATIRELFDLRVLLECRALAQAIPKLTPSELDRAERLLDQYDAALDSGSDIDNWSELNFAFHTALYSPAQLPETLAMITHLNTKCDRYIRMQLLYTREIQKAEKEHRELLEFARDKNIEAACRLLDRHIREACEGIVAVLENSLNH; encoded by the coding sequence ATGGCTAGCTTCAAGACACGTGCCCAGCACGTTGCGGACGATCTTCGCAAACGGATACTCAGCGGCGAGTTCAAAGGCGCCACCCAGCTGCGCCAGGACGCGCTCGCGCGCGACTACGACGTCAGCCGCATTCCGGTGCGCGAGGCACTGTTGACCCTGGAGGCCGAAGGCCTGGTGGAGTTCCACCCCCACCGGGGCGCGTTCACCACCGAACTCTCCACGGCCACCATCCGCGAACTGTTCGACCTGCGCGTGCTGCTCGAATGCAGGGCACTGGCGCAGGCCATTCCGAAGCTGACCCCAAGCGAACTGGACCGCGCCGAGCGCCTGCTGGACCAATACGACGCCGCACTGGACTCGGGCAGCGATATCGACAACTGGAGCGAGCTGAACTTCGCCTTCCACACTGCGCTCTACTCGCCCGCCCAATTGCCGGAAACCCTGGCGATGATCACGCACCTGAACACCAAGTGCGACCGCTACATCCGCATGCAACTGCTTTATACGCGGGAGATCCAGAAAGCCGAGAAGGAACACCGCGAGCTGCTGGAGTTCGCCCGCGACAAGAACATCGAGGCGGCCTGCCGCCTGCTGGACCGCCATATCCGCGAAGCCTGCGAGGGCATCGTCGCGGTCCTGGAAAACAGCTTGAACCACTGA
- a CDS encoding YegP family protein, which produces MAGWFELSKSSNDQVRFVLKAGNGEVILTSELYEAKKSAENGIASVQTNSPSAERYEKRESSNGKFYFNLKAANHQIIGTSQMYTTSQSRDAGIVSVQNNGVSKTVKDLT; this is translated from the coding sequence ATGGCCGGCTGGTTCGAACTGAGCAAAAGCAGCAACGATCAAGTGAGATTCGTATTGAAGGCAGGGAACGGGGAGGTCATCCTCACCAGCGAGCTGTATGAGGCGAAGAAGTCAGCCGAAAATGGAATTGCCTCGGTCCAGACGAACAGCCCGTCGGCCGAGCGTTACGAAAAGCGGGAGTCTTCCAATGGCAAGTTTTATTTCAATCTGAAGGCCGCCAACCATCAGATCATTGGTACGAGCCAGATGTACACCACGTCGCAGTCCCGAGATGCGGGCATCGTGTCGGTGCAAAACAATGGTGTTTCAAAAACGGTGAAAGATCTCACCTAA
- a CDS encoding aldehyde dehydrogenase (NADP(+)) has translation MSLSGNLLIGQRAVAGTQAPVHAINPATNERLEPAYLGGSREHVELACSLAWDAFDRYRETSLEARAVFLERIAQHIEALGDTLVQRAVAESGLPQARIQGEIGRTCFQLRTFARTVRAGEWLDVRVDQALPERQPLPRPDLRQRHIPLGPVAVFGASNFPLAFSVAGGDTASALAAGCPVIVKAHSAHPGTSELVGRAIQQAVRECDLPEGVFSLLYGSGTEIGIGLVNDPRIKAVGFTGSRSGGIALTQAAQARPEPIPVYAEMSSINPVFLFESALRNRGAALAEGFVASLNQGAGQFCTNPGLVIAIKGEALDAFITTAADAIIRSPAQTMLTPGIYNAYNNGVQALASNANAHLQAKGVAGDGHNQCQSHLFVSSASDFMRDHTLQAEVFGSASLVVQCDDLAQARQVAEQLEGQLTATVHMDAADSEAVATLLPTLERKAGRILVNGWPTGVEVCDAMVHGGPFPATSDARSTSVGTAAILRFLRPVCYQNVPDDLLPPAIKQGNPLNLRRLVNGQREH, from the coding sequence ATGAGTCTTTCAGGTAACCTGCTGATCGGCCAACGCGCCGTTGCCGGCACGCAAGCACCGGTCCATGCCATCAACCCTGCCACCAATGAGCGGCTCGAACCGGCCTACCTCGGTGGCAGCCGCGAGCATGTCGAGCTCGCCTGCAGCCTCGCCTGGGACGCGTTCGACCGCTATCGCGAGACGTCGCTGGAAGCCCGCGCGGTCTTCCTCGAACGCATCGCCCAGCACATCGAGGCCCTTGGCGACACGCTGGTCCAGCGCGCCGTGGCCGAGTCCGGCCTGCCGCAAGCCCGCATCCAGGGCGAGATCGGCCGCACCTGCTTCCAGCTGCGCACCTTCGCCCGCACCGTGCGTGCCGGCGAGTGGCTGGACGTGCGCGTGGACCAAGCCCTGCCGGAACGCCAACCCCTGCCACGCCCCGACCTGCGCCAGCGCCATATCCCCTTGGGCCCGGTGGCTGTGTTCGGCGCCAGCAACTTCCCCCTGGCCTTCTCCGTGGCCGGCGGCGACACCGCTTCGGCCTTGGCGGCGGGCTGCCCGGTGATCGTCAAGGCCCATAGCGCCCACCCCGGCACCAGCGAACTGGTCGGCCGTGCCATCCAGCAGGCGGTGCGCGAGTGCGACCTGCCCGAAGGCGTGTTCTCGCTGCTGTACGGCTCGGGCACCGAAATCGGTATCGGTCTGGTCAACGATCCACGTATCAAGGCCGTGGGCTTCACTGGCTCGCGCAGCGGTGGCATAGCCCTGACCCAGGCCGCCCAGGCACGCCCGGAGCCGATCCCGGTGTATGCCGAGATGAGCTCGATCAACCCGGTGTTCCTGTTCGAGTCGGCCCTGCGCAACCGTGGCGCCGCGCTGGCCGAAGGCTTCGTCGCCTCGCTCAACCAAGGCGCGGGCCAGTTCTGCACCAACCCTGGGCTGGTCATCGCTATAAAAGGTGAAGCCCTGGACGCCTTCATCACCACCGCCGCTGACGCCATCATCAGAAGCCCGGCCCAGACCATGCTCACCCCGGGAATCTACAACGCCTACAACAACGGCGTCCAGGCCCTGGCCAGCAATGCCAATGCCCACCTGCAGGCCAAAGGTGTCGCAGGCGACGGCCACAACCAGTGCCAGTCTCACCTGTTCGTCAGCAGCGCCAGCGACTTCATGCGCGACCACACCCTACAGGCCGAAGTGTTCGGCTCCGCCTCGCTGGTCGTCCAGTGCGATGACCTGGCCCAGGCCAGGCAGGTGGCCGAGCAGCTCGAAGGCCAGCTCACCGCCACCGTGCATATGGACGCTGCCGACAGCGAAGCAGTCGCCACCCTGCTGCCGACGCTGGAGCGCAAGGCCGGGCGAATCCTGGTCAATGGCTGGCCGACCGGCGTGGAAGTGTGCGATGCCATGGTCCATGGCGGCCCGTTCCCGGCCACCTCCGATGCCCGCAGCACCTCGGTGGGCACTGCGGCGATCCTGCGTTTCCTGCGCCCGGTGTGCTACCAGAACGTCCCGGACGACTTGCTGCCGCCAGCGATCAAGCAGGGCAACCCGCTGAACCTCCGCCGCCTGGTGAATGGCCAGCGAGAGCACTGA
- a CDS encoding DUF4223 family protein, which yields MKKLIKATVAVAVVSGVALLSGCTGQVFNQQKNCSYDYLFHPSVSISKVIGGCGPIDKLPQQQ from the coding sequence ATGAAAAAGCTGATCAAGGCCACTGTTGCTGTCGCTGTCGTTTCCGGCGTGGCACTGCTCTCCGGTTGCACCGGCCAAGTCTTCAACCAGCAGAAGAACTGCTCGTACGACTACCTGTTCCACCCTTCGGTTTCCATTTCCAAAGTTATTGGCGGTTGCGGCCCGATCGACAAGCTGCCGCAGCAGCAGTAA
- a CDS encoding dihydrodipicolinate synthase family protein yields the protein MTDNIFTGCIPALMTPCTPERKPDFDALVKKGRELIDIGMSAVVYCGSMGDWPLLTEAERQEGVARLVAAGIPTIVGTGAVNSREAVSHAAHAAKVGAHGLMVIPRVLSRGSSIPAQKAHFKAILEAAPNLPAVIYNSPHYGFATRADLFFELRSEHPNLIGFKEFGGAAAMSYAAEFITSKDNEVTLMAGVDTQVFHGFVKCNATGAITGIGNALPREVLQLIALCKQAAAGDAKARRLALELEGALAILSSFDEGVDLVLYYKHLMVLNGDKEYTLHFNETDVLSESQRRYAENQYAQFRQWYASWVAENNLA from the coding sequence ATGACTGACAATATCTTCACCGGCTGCATTCCTGCCCTGATGACCCCCTGCACCCCGGAGCGCAAGCCCGACTTCGACGCGCTGGTGAAAAAGGGCCGTGAGCTGATCGATATCGGCATGAGCGCGGTGGTGTACTGCGGCTCCATGGGCGACTGGCCGCTGCTGACCGAAGCCGAGCGCCAGGAAGGCGTGGCGCGCCTGGTCGCCGCCGGCATCCCGACCATCGTCGGCACCGGCGCGGTCAACTCCCGCGAAGCGGTTTCCCACGCAGCCCATGCCGCCAAGGTCGGTGCCCATGGCCTGATGGTCATCCCGCGCGTGCTGTCCCGCGGCTCGTCGATCCCGGCCCAGAAGGCGCACTTCAAAGCCATCCTCGAGGCAGCGCCGAACCTGCCGGCAGTGATCTACAACAGCCCCCACTACGGTTTCGCCACCCGTGCCGACCTGTTCTTCGAACTGCGCAGCGAGCACCCGAACCTGATCGGCTTCAAGGAGTTCGGTGGCGCGGCAGCCATGAGCTATGCGGCCGAGTTCATCACCTCCAAGGACAACGAAGTGACGCTGATGGCTGGCGTGGATACCCAGGTGTTCCATGGCTTCGTCAAGTGCAACGCCACCGGCGCCATCACCGGCATCGGCAACGCCCTGCCGCGTGAAGTGCTGCAACTGATCGCCCTGTGCAAGCAGGCCGCCGCCGGCGACGCTAAGGCCCGTCGCCTGGCGCTGGAGCTCGAAGGCGCCCTGGCCATCCTGTCCTCGTTCGACGAAGGCGTCGACCTGGTGCTGTACTACAAGCACCTGATGGTGCTCAACGGCGACAAGGAATACACCCTGCACTTCAACGAGACCGACGTGCTGAGCGAATCCCAGCGCCGCTACGCGGAAAACCAGTACGCGCAGTTCCGCCAGTGGTACGCCAGCTGGGTAGCTGAAAACAACCTGGCCTGA
- a CDS encoding NAD(P)/FAD-dependent oxidoreductase, with amino-acid sequence MHSDELHRAASNDAYDIAVVGAGVVGVACALALSRQGHRVLVLDRDEPGKGASFGNAGHLATEQVFPIADVSILKRLPAMLLDPMGPLRLDWRYLPRALPWFTRLLLNLRQRPYQNSVAALRALNEASLDAWRRLLASVGHTQLLKEDGSLLVFERPESRAAIAAVKQKMQAQGVPVEFWDAAAVQRTAPQLAESIQGGLFFPATGHFIDPHLVVTTLVQAARKNGVRFAQEHVDSGQLVADGVALRTGSGEVRARKVLIACGAHSAKLTRQLTGKTVPLDTERGYHLMLPHEHDRLPLAVTFMERRFIMTPMQGGLRLAGTVEFAGLERAPNMQRAWQLHRLSQGLFKNELNIEAASTWMGFRPSLPDSLPVIDQACDGRVLLAFGHQHLGLTQAATTAEMVASMAGAVSIEGKPLPAFAPYRLDRF; translated from the coding sequence ATGCATTCTGACGAACTTCACCGTGCCGCCAGCAACGACGCCTATGACATCGCCGTGGTGGGCGCAGGGGTCGTAGGCGTCGCCTGTGCCCTCGCTCTATCCCGCCAAGGGCACCGCGTGCTGGTGCTGGATCGGGACGAACCGGGCAAAGGTGCATCGTTCGGCAACGCCGGCCATTTGGCCACCGAGCAGGTATTTCCCATTGCCGACGTGTCCATCCTCAAGCGCCTGCCGGCCATGCTGCTGGACCCGATGGGGCCGCTGCGCCTGGACTGGCGTTACCTGCCCAGGGCCCTGCCCTGGTTCACCCGACTGTTGCTGAATCTGCGCCAGCGCCCCTACCAGAACAGCGTCGCGGCCCTGCGGGCCTTGAACGAAGCCAGCCTGGATGCCTGGCGGCGCCTGCTGGCGTCGGTGGGTCACACGCAGCTGCTGAAGGAAGACGGCTCCCTGCTGGTGTTCGAGCGCCCCGAGTCCCGGGCTGCGATCGCGGCGGTCAAACAGAAGATGCAGGCCCAGGGCGTGCCCGTCGAGTTCTGGGATGCCGCCGCCGTCCAACGCACCGCGCCGCAGTTGGCCGAGTCGATCCAGGGCGGGCTGTTCTTCCCCGCGACCGGGCATTTCATCGATCCGCACCTGGTAGTGACGACGCTGGTTCAGGCCGCCCGGAAAAACGGCGTACGCTTTGCCCAGGAACACGTCGACAGCGGCCAATTGGTAGCGGACGGCGTGGCGCTACGCACCGGCAGCGGCGAGGTTCGAGCCCGCAAGGTGCTGATCGCCTGCGGCGCCCATTCGGCCAAGCTCACCCGACAACTCACCGGCAAGACAGTCCCACTGGACACCGAGCGCGGCTACCACCTGATGCTGCCCCACGAGCACGACCGCCTACCCCTGGCCGTGACCTTCATGGAGCGGCGCTTCATCATGACGCCTATGCAAGGCGGTCTGCGCCTGGCAGGCACGGTGGAGTTCGCCGGGCTGGAGCGCGCGCCCAACATGCAACGTGCCTGGCAGCTTCATCGCCTGAGCCAGGGCCTGTTCAAGAATGAATTGAATATCGAAGCCGCGAGCACCTGGATGGGCTTTCGCCCTTCCCTGCCCGACTCATTGCCGGTGATCGACCAGGCCTGCGACGGCCGCGTGCTGCTCGCCTTCGGCCACCAGCACCTGGGGCTGACCCAGGCGGCGACCACTGCGGAAATGGTGGCGTCCATGGCCGGGGCCGTGTCCATCGAGGGCAAACCGCTACCAGCGTTCGCGCCCTACCGGCTGGATAGGTTCTAG
- a CDS encoding helix-turn-helix domain-containing protein, protein MKELMGCISLMQPMLDAIPNAVIFVKDAQARYLMANRTLVERCGLKSLAPLLGRTSAQVFPAQLGPGYTEQDRRVLEGALVLQDQLEVHLYGTQQPGWCLTHKRPILNRQGEVMGLIGISVDLQSAAQAHPAYQRLSAVDAYIREHYHRPITLDDLTAVAGLSVAQLERYCKRIFHLTPRQMIHKARLEQAHLLLHSELPITEVALRCGYSDHSAFSRQFKTMTGFTPRQYRQATRG, encoded by the coding sequence ATGAAGGAGCTCATGGGCTGCATCTCGCTGATGCAACCCATGCTCGATGCCATCCCCAACGCCGTGATCTTCGTCAAGGATGCGCAAGCCAGGTACCTGATGGCCAACCGCACGCTGGTGGAGCGCTGCGGCTTGAAGTCCCTCGCCCCGCTGCTGGGGCGCACCAGCGCGCAGGTTTTTCCGGCACAGCTCGGGCCGGGCTACACCGAGCAGGACCGGCGCGTGCTCGAAGGCGCCCTGGTGTTGCAGGACCAGTTGGAAGTGCACCTGTACGGGACACAGCAACCGGGCTGGTGCCTGACCCACAAGCGCCCGATCCTCAACCGCCAGGGCGAGGTCATGGGCCTGATCGGAATTTCCGTCGACCTGCAGTCCGCCGCCCAGGCACACCCGGCCTACCAGCGGTTGTCGGCGGTGGATGCCTACATCCGCGAGCACTACCACCGCCCGATCACCCTCGATGACCTCACCGCGGTCGCCGGCCTGTCCGTGGCGCAGCTGGAGCGTTACTGCAAGCGGATCTTCCACCTCACGCCGCGGCAGATGATCCACAAGGCCCGGCTGGAGCAGGCGCACCTGTTGCTGCATTCCGAGCTGCCGATCACCGAGGTGGCGCTGCGCTGCGGCTACTCCGACCACAGCGCCTTCTCCCGGCAGTTCAAGACCATGACCGGTTTCACACCGCGCCAGTATCGCCAGGCGACCCGCGGCTGA
- a CDS encoding APC family permease, with the protein MSGQGKFKKQLSLMDLTFIGLGAIFGSGWLFAASHVSAIAGPAGIISWLIGGFAVLLLGIVYCELGAALPRAGGVVRYPVFSHGPLLGYLMGFITIIAFSSLVAIEVVASRQYAAAWFPQLTKPGTNDATLAGWLVQFALLCLFFMVNYRSVKTFAKTNNLISTFKFIVPLLVIVVLYSFFSPENLEVQGFAPFGMSGIEMAVSGGGIIFAYLGLTPIISVASEVRNPQRTIPIALILSVLLSTAIYVLLQVAFLGSVPTEMLANGWGQISKEFSLPYRDIAITLGVGWLAYLVIADAVISPSGCGNIYMNATPRVIYGWARTGTFFKVFTRIDEASGIPRPALWLTFAMSIFWTLPFPSWEALINVVSAALVLSYAVAPVSVAALRRSAPDLVRPFRVKALGVLGPVSFIIASLIVYWSGWNTVSWLLSLQILMFLVYLLAGRFVPTEHLSLKQQVRSSLWLVGFYAMIIVLSKLGSFGGLGVLAHPLDNVIVALCSLGIYYWGACTGVPAHLVRLEADEEDEPHAQPAVKGLSTAHAS; encoded by the coding sequence ATGTCAGGCCAAGGTAAATTCAAGAAACAACTGTCGCTGATGGACTTGACGTTCATCGGCCTGGGCGCAATCTTCGGCTCCGGCTGGCTGTTCGCTGCCAGCCACGTCTCGGCCATCGCCGGCCCGGCGGGCATCATCTCCTGGCTGATCGGCGGCTTCGCCGTGCTGCTGCTGGGCATCGTCTACTGCGAACTGGGCGCCGCCTTGCCACGCGCCGGCGGCGTGGTGCGCTACCCAGTGTTTTCCCATGGCCCGTTGCTGGGCTACCTGATGGGCTTCATCACCATCATCGCGTTCTCGAGCCTGGTGGCGATCGAAGTGGTCGCTTCGCGCCAGTACGCCGCGGCCTGGTTCCCGCAACTGACCAAACCGGGCACCAACGACGCGACCCTGGCCGGCTGGCTGGTGCAGTTCGCCCTGTTGTGCCTGTTCTTCATGGTCAACTACCGCAGCGTCAAGACCTTCGCCAAGACCAATAACCTGATCAGCACCTTCAAGTTCATCGTGCCGTTGCTGGTCATCGTCGTGCTCTACAGCTTCTTCAGCCCGGAAAACTTGGAAGTCCAGGGCTTCGCGCCGTTCGGCATGTCCGGCATCGAGATGGCCGTGTCCGGTGGCGGCATCATCTTCGCTTATCTGGGCCTGACGCCGATCATCTCGGTGGCCAGCGAGGTGCGCAATCCGCAACGCACCATCCCGATCGCGTTGATTCTCTCGGTGCTGCTGTCCACGGCCATCTATGTGCTGTTGCAAGTGGCGTTCCTCGGCAGTGTGCCGACCGAAATGCTCGCCAACGGCTGGGGCCAGATCAGCAAGGAATTCTCGCTGCCATACCGTGACATCGCCATCACCCTGGGCGTCGGCTGGCTGGCCTATCTGGTGATCGCCGATGCGGTGATCTCGCCGAGCGGCTGCGGCAATATCTACATGAACGCCACGCCGCGGGTCATCTACGGCTGGGCGCGTACCGGCACCTTCTTCAAGGTGTTCACCCGCATCGACGAGGCGTCCGGCATCCCCCGTCCGGCGCTGTGGCTGACCTTCGCCATGTCGATCTTCTGGACCCTGCCGTTCCCGTCCTGGGAAGCGCTGATCAACGTGGTGTCTGCCGCGTTGGTATTGAGCTACGCGGTGGCGCCGGTCTCGGTCGCCGCCTTGCGCCGCAGCGCCCCGGACCTGGTCCGCCCGTTCCGGGTCAAGGCCTTGGGCGTGCTGGGTCCGGTGTCGTTCATCATCGCCTCGCTGATCGTCTACTGGTCGGGCTGGAACACCGTGTCCTGGCTGCTCAGCCTGCAGATCCTGATGTTCCTGGTGTACCTGCTGGCCGGGCGTTTCGTGCCCACCGAGCACCTGTCGCTCAAACAACAGGTGCGTTCCTCGCTCTGGCTGGTGGGCTTCTACGCGATGATCATCGTGCTGTCCAAGCTCGGCAGCTTCGGTGGCCTGGGCGTGCTGGCTCATCCGCTGGACAACGTCATCGTCGCCCTGTGCTCGCTGGGCATCTACTACTGGGGCGCCTGCACCGGCGTGCCGGCCCACTTGGTGCGCCTGGAGGCCGATGAAGAAGACGAGCCCCACGCGCAACCTGCCGTGAAGGGGTTGAGCACTGCACACGCCAGCTGA
- a CDS encoding 4-hydroxyproline epimerase, with amino-acid sequence MKSIHVIDSHTGGEPTRLVMSGFPALAGQTMSQQRDHLRNEHDQWRRATLLEPRGNDVLVGALYCEPVSPDATCGVIFFNNTGYLGMCGHGTIGLVASLHHLGIIEPGEHKIDTPVGPVEATLHSDGSVTVRNVPAYRYRHDVPVQVPGYGEVRGDIAWGGNWFFLVSEHGQTLEQGNVEALTAYTWAILQALEANGIYGEDGGVIDHVELFAADPQADSRNFVMCPGKAYDRSPCGTGTSAKLACLAADGKLAPGQAWVQASITGSRFEGRYEQEGERIRPSITGRAHVTADSQLLIDEQDPFAWGICQ; translated from the coding sequence ATGAAAAGCATCCATGTCATCGACTCCCACACCGGCGGCGAACCCACCCGCCTGGTCATGAGCGGCTTCCCTGCCCTCGCCGGCCAGACCATGAGCCAGCAGCGCGATCACCTGCGCAACGAGCACGATCAATGGCGCCGGGCAACCCTGCTCGAGCCCCGCGGCAACGATGTACTGGTCGGCGCCCTGTACTGCGAGCCCGTTTCGCCGGACGCTACCTGCGGCGTGATCTTCTTCAACAACACCGGCTACCTGGGCATGTGCGGCCACGGCACCATCGGCCTGGTCGCCTCGCTGCATCACCTGGGCATCATCGAACCGGGCGAGCACAAGATCGACACCCCCGTCGGCCCGGTGGAAGCCACCCTGCACAGCGATGGTTCGGTGACCGTGCGCAACGTGCCGGCCTACCGCTACCGCCACGATGTACCGGTGCAAGTGCCCGGCTACGGCGAAGTGCGCGGCGATATCGCCTGGGGCGGCAATTGGTTCTTCCTGGTCTCCGAACATGGCCAGACCCTGGAGCAGGGCAATGTCGAGGCGCTGACCGCCTACACCTGGGCCATCCTGCAAGCGCTGGAGGCCAACGGCATCTACGGCGAGGACGGCGGCGTGATCGACCACGTCGAGCTGTTTGCCGCTGACCCGCAGGCCGACAGCCGCAATTTCGTGATGTGCCCGGGCAAGGCCTATGACCGTTCGCCGTGTGGCACCGGTACCAGCGCCAAGCTCGCCTGCCTGGCCGCCGACGGCAAGCTCGCACCGGGCCAGGCCTGGGTCCAAGCCAGCATCACCGGCAGCCGCTTCGAAGGCCGCTACGAACAGGAAGGCGAACGTATCCGCCCCTCCATCACCGGCCGTGCCCATGTCACGGCAGACAGCCAACTGCTGATCGACGAGCAGGACCCCTTCGCCTGGGGCATCTGCCAGTAA
- a CDS encoding Ldh family oxidoreductase, producing MNQTDSIHLSLEEVHDLAVNALLANGMSMAHAQAIAEVITQGQRDECHSHGLYRVLVCVRSLRSGKVDPAVLPTVHDQGPSIVKVDAHQGYSLLAFQTGLPVLVEKARQQGIAALVIRNCFHFSALWPEVEAIAAHGLVGLAMTPSHSWVAPAGGKRGVFGTNPLAFAWPRPGNEPFVFDFATSAIARGDIELHARQGKPIPDGWALDSDGQPTNDASAALAGAMQTFGGHKGSALAAMIELLAGALIGDMTSLESMAFDAGAGATPCHGELLLALDPKAFLGDDVEAGMQRAEHLFAAITEQGARLPSQRRFSARERSQAQGVWVNRQVVEEVRQLL from the coding sequence ATGAACCAGACTGATTCGATCCACCTGAGCCTCGAGGAGGTCCATGACCTGGCGGTCAATGCCCTGCTCGCCAATGGCATGTCCATGGCCCACGCCCAGGCCATCGCCGAGGTGATCACCCAGGGCCAGCGCGACGAGTGTCATTCCCATGGCCTGTACCGGGTATTGGTGTGCGTGCGTTCGCTGCGCTCCGGCAAAGTCGACCCGGCAGTGTTGCCGACGGTCCACGACCAGGGCCCATCCATCGTCAAGGTGGATGCGCACCAGGGCTATTCGCTCCTGGCCTTCCAGACCGGCCTGCCGGTGTTGGTGGAGAAGGCACGGCAGCAAGGGATCGCAGCGCTGGTCATCCGCAACTGTTTCCACTTCTCGGCCCTGTGGCCGGAAGTCGAGGCCATCGCCGCCCACGGGTTGGTCGGCCTGGCAATGACCCCCAGCCACAGCTGGGTAGCGCCGGCCGGTGGCAAGCGCGGCGTGTTCGGCACCAACCCCCTGGCGTTCGCCTGGCCGCGCCCGGGCAACGAGCCGTTCGTGTTCGACTTCGCCACCAGCGCCATCGCCCGTGGCGACATCGAACTGCACGCCCGCCAGGGCAAGCCGATCCCCGATGGCTGGGCGCTGGACAGCGATGGCCAGCCGACCAACGATGCGAGCGCGGCGCTGGCGGGTGCGATGCAAACCTTCGGCGGCCACAAGGGCTCGGCCCTGGCGGCGATGATCGAATTGCTCGCCGGCGCGCTGATCGGTGACATGACCAGCCTCGAATCCATGGCGTTCGATGCCGGCGCCGGTGCCACGCCGTGCCATGGCGAGCTTTTGCTGGCCTTAGACCCCAAGGCCTTCCTGGGGGACGATGTCGAAGCCGGGATGCAGCGGGCGGAACACCTGTTCGCCGCGATCACCGAACAGGGTGCACGCCTGCCTTCCCAGCGTCGTTTCAGTGCCCGCGAGCGATCGCAGGCGCAAGGGGTTTGGGTCAATCGGCAGGTGGTCGAGGAGGTGCGTCAATTGCTTTGA
- a CDS encoding GNAT family N-acetyltransferase, with translation MNEVPGNIDCAGLTARRLGLDDLEVICRHRERMFLEAGGDPEQLRQMTEHFRPWLSQRLGDGRYYGFALVEGEQVAAAIGLMSIDWPPHPAHPTRDQRGYVLNVFVEPDYRRRGLASTLMKLAEAEFARRDIAFAVLHATEAGRPVYLAQGWNATAEMAKHLG, from the coding sequence ATGAACGAAGTCCCCGGCAATATCGACTGCGCGGGCCTGACGGCCCGCCGCCTCGGCCTCGACGACCTGGAAGTGATCTGCCGCCACCGCGAGCGGATGTTTCTGGAGGCCGGCGGCGATCCTGAACAACTTCGCCAGATGACCGAACACTTCCGCCCCTGGCTGTCGCAGCGTCTGGGCGATGGCCGCTACTACGGCTTCGCCTTGGTAGAGGGCGAGCAGGTCGCCGCCGCCATCGGCCTGATGAGCATCGACTGGCCACCGCACCCGGCCCATCCGACCCGCGATCAACGTGGCTATGTGCTGAACGTGTTCGTCGAACCCGACTACCGGCGCCGGGGCCTGGCGTCAACGTTGATGAAGCTGGCCGAGGCCGAGTTCGCCCGGCGCGACATCGCGTTCGCCGTGCTGCATGCCACCGAGGCCGGCAGGCCGGTGTATCTGGCGCAGGGGTGGAACGCTACCGCTGAAATGGCCAAGCACTTGGGTTGA